A part of Vulcanisaeta moutnovskia 768-28 genomic DNA contains:
- a CDS encoding amino acid-binding protein, protein MHWLLIKVVRDRPGILNEITASLLKQGINIRNIIGNSYALMLNIEDNINEITHDLSTIIDIEALGIINTSAPPLALSQRQLLTAFKAVLQQIGAKEVERILYRLGYEYAKSVVTEIPIGDPITTIKTYLYTATAYNRLIFKNLEATRNEIKIEFTNPFDEELSTTFTEGYIHGLINTAYSKLYTITINKHNNTYIATAKSLQYI, encoded by the coding sequence ATGCACTGGCTACTAATAAAGGTGGTCAGGGATAGACCAGGAATACTAAACGAAATAACAGCATCATTACTTAAGCAAGGCATCAACATAAGAAACATAATCGGAAACTCATACGCATTAATGCTTAACATAGAAGATAATATAAATGAAATAACCCATGATCTAAGCACCATTATAGACATCGAAGCATTAGGGATCATAAACACATCAGCACCGCCGCTCGCTCTCTCCCAAAGACAACTCCTCACGGCATTCAAGGCAGTACTACAGCAGATAGGAGCTAAAGAAGTAGAAAGAATACTCTACAGGCTCGGCTATGAATATGCAAAATCCGTAGTCACAGAAATACCCATAGGAGATCCAATAACGACAATAAAGACCTATCTATACACAGCCACAGCATACAACAGATTAATATTCAAAAACCTAGAAGCAACGAGAAACGAAATAAAAATAGAATTCACAAATCCATTCGACGAAGAACTAAGCACGACCTTCACAGAAGGCTACATACACGGACTAATAAACACAGCATACTCAAAACTCTACACAATAACAATAAACAAACACAACAACACATACATAGCCACAGCTAAATCATTACAGTATATTTAA
- a CDS encoding NADH-quinone oxidoreductase subunit I: MVIKIKEPRGTLAEDIVYHAKALITGFKEAIEPNRLTIQYPREVRWVPERFRGWIMLDIKKCISCFQCAWACPVNAIQMYRAPNGKFYPGIRYTECILCHFCVDACPVGALIPTPIHDIAYVDFDEVKFKPEDMSRSPEYIYDESERVIKYEIKNGRLLKIALPKDEIKRRLEELDKVIEQSGGATAAAESSSA, from the coding sequence GTGGTTATTAAGATTAAGGAGCCTAGGGGTACGCTTGCTGAGGATATCGTTTACCACGCTAAGGCGTTAATCACGGGATTCAAGGAAGCCATAGAACCCAACAGGCTAACGATACAATACCCACGAGAAGTAAGGTGGGTACCTGAAAGATTCAGAGGATGGATAATGCTTGATATTAAGAAGTGCATAAGCTGTTTCCAGTGTGCGTGGGCTTGTCCAGTGAACGCAATTCAAATGTACAGGGCTCCTAATGGGAAGTTCTACCCTGGTATTAGGTATACTGAGTGCATATTGTGCCACTTCTGTGTTGATGCTTGCCCAGTGGGTGCCTTAATACCAACGCCTATTCACGATATTGCCTATGTTGATTTTGACGAGGTTAAGTTTAAGCCTGAGGATATGTCTAGGTCTCCTGAGTATATTTATGACGAGTCTGAGAGGGTTATTAAGTATGAGATTAAGAATGGCAGGTTATTGAAGATCGCCTTACCTAAGGACGAGATTAAGAGGAGACTTGAGGAGCTTGATAAGGTTATTGAGCAGTCTGGTGGTGCTACCGCTGCGGCTGAGTCTTCATCGGCATGA
- a CDS encoding helix-turn-helix domain-containing protein, whose protein sequence is MSIKVRVGIRVPKFPSVISGGIRILSEYNFDFGVQLDRAKLLKLIAFGVASPTELVRRLNMPRAKVFRYLNALIKRGWLVRKDGGYYLAATIFLVYRVREFGDYAVLEVLNDKGAIVDQKAGLVIINGKESPKACPRCPLLQECTNNIRSISKSLGITITSITPADAYLELISTIINEGLVKILLNDYIDLHVNNGL, encoded by the coding sequence ATGAGTATTAAAGTTAGAGTTGGTATTAGGGTTCCTAAGTTCCCGAGCGTAATTAGTGGTGGTATTCGTATACTTAGTGAGTATAATTTTGACTTTGGTGTTCAGCTTGATAGGGCTAAGCTCCTTAAGCTCATTGCCTTTGGTGTGGCTAGTCCCACGGAGCTTGTTAGGAGGTTGAACATGCCCAGGGCCAAGGTCTTTAGGTACTTAAACGCCCTTATTAAGCGTGGTTGGTTGGTTAGGAAGGATGGTGGTTATTACCTAGCAGCCACGATATTCCTTGTTTATAGGGTTAGGGAGTTTGGTGACTATGCTGTTCTTGAGGTTCTTAATGATAAGGGTGCGATTGTTGATCAGAAGGCTGGTCTTGTGATTATTAATGGTAAGGAGTCACCTAAGGCTTGCCCTAGGTGCCCATTACTTCAGGAGTGTACTAATAACATTAGGAGTATTAGTAAGTCTCTTGGTATTACGATCACGTCCATAACACCTGCCGACGCCTATCTGGAGTTAATTAGTACGATAATTAATGAAGGCTTGGTCAAGATACTACTTAATGACTATATTGATCTGCATGTTAATAATGGTTTATGA
- the sucD gene encoding succinate--CoA ligase subunit alpha — translation MAILVNENTKVLVQGITGNEGSRHAQYMLQYGTKVVAGVTPGKGGQTVQGIPVFDTVEDALRKFPDINTSIIFVPARFASDSVYEAIDAGIKLVVIITEHIPIHDALRFVNYSKRKGTTIIGPNCPGVVSPLKSKVGILPNHIYTKSGPVGIVSRSGTLTYEISYHLTQAGIGQSTVVGIGGDPIIGTDMLEIVKMFEEDPETKYIVVIGEIGGTMEERLAQYIGSGKVTKPVVAYISGRTAPPGKRMGHAGAIVSMGMGSYESKVKAFQEVNVPVARTPTEVVKLIKQYAH, via the coding sequence ATGGCAATACTCGTAAATGAGAACACCAAAGTCCTGGTCCAGGGAATAACGGGTAATGAAGGCTCAAGGCACGCGCAATACATGCTTCAATACGGCACAAAGGTAGTGGCTGGAGTAACACCAGGAAAGGGCGGACAGACAGTACAGGGAATACCCGTATTCGACACCGTGGAGGACGCACTGAGGAAGTTCCCAGACATAAACACGTCGATAATCTTCGTACCAGCCCGATTTGCCTCTGACTCAGTCTATGAGGCAATAGATGCCGGCATCAAGCTAGTCGTGATAATCACGGAACACATACCAATACACGACGCATTAAGATTCGTCAACTACTCAAAGAGGAAGGGAACCACTATAATAGGTCCGAATTGCCCAGGAGTCGTGAGCCCACTAAAGTCCAAGGTCGGCATACTGCCAAACCACATATACACGAAGTCGGGGCCGGTCGGTATCGTATCAAGGAGTGGAACACTAACCTACGAAATATCCTACCACCTAACCCAAGCGGGTATTGGTCAATCTACTGTCGTCGGCATTGGTGGAGACCCAATAATTGGTACTGACATGCTCGAGATTGTTAAGATGTTTGAGGAGGATCCGGAGACAAAGTACATAGTTGTTATTGGGGAGATTGGCGGAACAATGGAGGAAAGGCTTGCTCAATACATAGGGTCTGGGAAGGTTACGAAGCCCGTGGTAGCCTACATATCTGGTAGAACAGCACCACCAGGCAAGAGGATGGGTCATGCAGGAGCCATCGTCAGTATGGGTATGGGATCCTATGAAAGCAAGGTAAAGGCTTTTCAGGAGGTTAACGTACCTGTGGCAAGAACACCAACAGAAGTAGTTAAGTTGATAAAGCAATACGCACATTAA
- the sucC gene encoding ADP-forming succinate--CoA ligase subunit beta: protein MRLLEYKGKELLNKYGVKIPRGAIVKSLDDVQVLKALKFPLFAKSQVPFAGRAKMGLVRRVDTIKDAENAARDYLGKVIQDYPIRKVLFEEGVNVAKELYVSITLDRENRGYLMLASTEGGIDIEEVARRSPEKIIRLYIDDYEGLRDYMIRGVAQKLGLEGSAAQDFATVAKAMYRVFTEYDAELVEINPLALTTDGQLVALDVKVMIDDNSLFRHPDISVEDSDYTMEELEARRYGLHYVELTGYVGIMANGAGLTMATMDLVKEFGHEPADFLDVGGGASKDSVREGLKMLLMDDRIKAVLVNIFGGITRCDEVARGVVEALNEVKTNKPIFIRLKGTNEEEGRRILTEVGLKTYETAEEAMEALSRAIVR from the coding sequence GTGAGACTCCTCGAGTATAAGGGTAAGGAATTACTGAATAAGTATGGCGTTAAGATACCCAGGGGCGCCATAGTCAAGAGCCTTGATGACGTACAGGTACTAAAGGCATTGAAATTCCCATTATTCGCAAAGTCTCAAGTACCCTTCGCTGGTAGAGCTAAGATGGGTCTAGTAAGGAGGGTCGATACGATTAAGGACGCAGAGAACGCAGCCAGGGATTACCTGGGCAAGGTAATCCAGGACTACCCAATTAGGAAGGTTTTGTTTGAGGAGGGTGTTAATGTAGCCAAGGAGCTCTACGTATCGATAACACTGGATAGGGAGAACAGGGGTTACCTAATGCTGGCCTCCACTGAAGGTGGTATTGATATCGAGGAGGTTGCCAGGAGAAGCCCTGAGAAGATAATTAGGCTCTACATAGATGATTATGAGGGACTTAGGGACTACATGATCAGGGGTGTGGCACAGAAGCTTGGTTTAGAGGGATCCGCGGCTCAGGACTTTGCAACTGTGGCTAAGGCAATGTATAGAGTATTCACGGAATATGATGCAGAGCTTGTGGAGATAAACCCACTGGCATTAACAACTGATGGTCAATTAGTAGCCCTCGATGTTAAGGTCATGATTGACGACAACTCATTGTTTAGGCACCCAGACATTAGTGTTGAGGATAGTGACTACACAATGGAAGAGCTTGAGGCTAGGAGGTACGGGCTTCACTACGTGGAGTTGACGGGTTACGTGGGAATCATGGCCAACGGCGCCGGTCTAACAATGGCAACAATGGACCTAGTTAAGGAGTTTGGCCATGAACCGGCTGATTTCTTAGATGTTGGTGGTGGAGCCAGTAAGGACTCCGTTAGGGAGGGGTTAAAGATGCTTTTAATGGATGATAGGATAAAGGCAGTCCTAGTGAACATATTTGGGGGAATAACGAGGTGTGATGAGGTGGCGAGGGGTGTGGTTGAGGCTTTGAATGAGGTTAAGACCAATAAACCAATATTCATTAGGCTGAAGGGCACTAATGAGGAGGAGGGTAGGAGAATACTGACTGAGGTAGGGCTTAAAACCTATGAAACGGCTGAGGAGGCAATGGAAGCACTATCAAGGGCAATTGTGAGGTGA
- a CDS encoding helix-turn-helix transcriptional regulator, whose translation MVIIPLLLTWIITLYSNGTSTVNLNTTLTGEFITLQLPVQPQSYMMVLVNGSVTAYMINGTSIVIPVLGTANVTITYVPKIFVENNFIGMDVGNTTVEIIIPNNILIANITLSLMGMKMINNELVIMAKGPGEFLYTVMPISTTQSSTSRASAHMHYYEFLTIIMIIAIIVIVAPISYALIMRRGRRTEETSTSITALNLSDYEMSILKYLGSKGGSAFEIDISRDLGIPRTTVWRSVRRLENLGLVRITKVEGKNMVTLVRNK comes from the coding sequence ATGGTGATTATACCATTACTACTAACTTGGATAATAACACTATATAGTAATGGTACATCAACGGTGAATCTCAACACCACATTAACGGGGGAATTCATAACGCTTCAACTTCCTGTTCAACCACAATCATACATGATGGTTCTAGTTAATGGGTCTGTAACCGCGTACATGATTAATGGAACATCAATAGTAATACCCGTTTTAGGCACGGCAAATGTGACCATAACATACGTACCCAAGATATTTGTAGAGAATAACTTCATTGGAATGGATGTGGGCAACACCACCGTGGAAATAATCATACCAAATAATATACTTATAGCAAACATAACGCTATCATTGATGGGCATGAAGATGATAAATAATGAATTAGTAATAATGGCTAAGGGACCAGGTGAGTTCCTATACACGGTAATGCCGATATCAACGACTCAAAGCTCTACGTCAAGAGCATCAGCGCATATGCATTATTATGAATTCCTTACAATAATCATGATTATAGCGATAATCGTAATAGTTGCGCCTATATCGTATGCATTAATAATGAGACGTGGAAGAAGAACTGAGGAGACATCTACTTCTATAACCGCATTAAATCTTAGTGATTATGAAATGTCAATATTAAAGTACCTAGGGTCCAAGGGAGGCTCTGCATTTGAGATTGACATTTCAAGGGACCTGGGCATACCGAGGACAACCGTATGGAGGAGCGTCAGGAGGCTTGAGAATCTCGGCCTTGTTAGGATTACTAAGGTTGAGGGTAAGAATATGGTTACATTAGTTAGGAATAAGTGA
- the ahcY gene encoding adenosylhomocysteinase: MSYKVKDISLAEKGRLLIEWAERHMPVLMKIRERFTKERPLEGIKISASLHVTKETAVLVRTLIAGGATVTLVPSNPLSTQDEVAAALAEEGVHVYAWKGMNEKEYYNAIGFAVSQEPMVTMDDGADLTVTLHKLALGVKSNETNYAVETAGNKDFGKLINNIYGGTEETTTGVIRLRAMAKEGTLKYPIIAVNDSYTKYLFDNRYGTGQSTWDGILRATNILVAGKVVVVAGYGWVGRGIAMRAKGLGARRVIVVEVNPVRALEAVFDGFETMPMSEAAEIGDIFITATGDINAINLNHILKMKDGAVLANAGHFNVEIDVTGLERVAAEKRKIRDYVVEYQLPNGKHIYLLAEGRLVNLVAAEGHPSEVMDMSFSNQALAVEYIVKNIGKLQLGVHKLPDELDMEVARLKLETMGIRIDQLTEEQRRYISSWGLGT; encoded by the coding sequence ATGTCATATAAGGTAAAGGACATATCACTTGCCGAGAAGGGACGCCTACTCATTGAGTGGGCTGAGAGACATATGCCAGTTCTGATGAAAATTAGGGAGAGATTCACTAAGGAGAGACCTCTTGAGGGTATTAAAATATCGGCTAGTCTCCACGTTACTAAGGAGACAGCAGTCCTCGTTAGGACCCTAATTGCTGGTGGTGCCACGGTTACACTAGTACCATCAAACCCTCTCTCCACGCAGGACGAAGTTGCCGCTGCATTGGCCGAGGAGGGTGTGCATGTGTATGCATGGAAGGGCATGAATGAGAAGGAGTATTATAATGCAATTGGTTTTGCGGTTTCGCAGGAACCCATGGTTACCATGGATGATGGCGCCGACTTAACGGTAACACTACATAAACTGGCACTTGGCGTTAAAAGTAATGAAACTAACTATGCAGTGGAGACCGCTGGGAATAAGGACTTTGGTAAGTTAATAAATAATATTTATGGTGGTACTGAGGAGACGACTACTGGCGTCATTAGGTTGAGGGCAATGGCCAAGGAGGGCACACTTAAGTACCCAATAATTGCCGTTAACGACTCATACACCAAGTACCTATTTGATAATAGGTATGGGACCGGTCAATCAACATGGGATGGGATACTGAGGGCTACGAACATACTAGTCGCGGGCAAGGTAGTCGTTGTTGCAGGCTATGGTTGGGTCGGTCGTGGAATAGCCATGAGGGCTAAGGGACTCGGTGCGCGTAGAGTAATAGTTGTTGAAGTAAATCCAGTGAGAGCCCTTGAGGCTGTCTTTGATGGCTTCGAGACCATGCCTATGAGTGAAGCTGCTGAGATTGGTGATATATTCATAACGGCCACTGGCGATATAAATGCAATAAACCTGAATCACATACTCAAGATGAAGGATGGGGCGGTACTGGCTAATGCAGGTCATTTTAATGTGGAGATTGATGTAACCGGTCTAGAAAGAGTGGCTGCTGAGAAGAGGAAGATTAGGGATTATGTTGTTGAGTATCAACTACCCAATGGCAAGCATATCTACCTACTTGCTGAGGGTAGGCTCGTTAACTTGGTAGCCGCTGAGGGCCATCCAAGCGAGGTAATGGACATGTCCTTCAGCAATCAGGCACTTGCTGTTGAGTACATAGTTAAGAATATAGGTAAGCTACAACTCGGTGTTCATAAGCTACCCGACGAGCTTGATATGGAGGTTGCTAGACTCAAGCTTGAGACCATGGGCATAAGGATTGACCAATTAACAGAGGAACAAAGGCGCTACATAAGCAGTTGGGGGCTTGGCACGTGA
- the glcV gene encoding glucose ABC transporter ATP-binding protein GlcV — protein MVRVYLHEVTKIFGKSVVALDKVELEVKSGEFMVVMGPSGHGKTTLLRIVAGLEEPTDGEIWIGDILVASPGKGIFIPPKDRNVGMVFQNWALYPHMKVFDNIAFPLRLKRLPRNEIEKKVREIAEILGIAETLDRYPRQLSGGQQQRVAIARALVKEPQVLLMDEPFSNLDARIRVTARAFVKDIQRKLGITTILVTHDPADALTLADRIAVLRRGVVQQIGLPSEVYDKPANIFVASFIGDINLFEGSIIGKGNETYFDGGDVKMQLPPNIGIPSNESAILGIRPEDIVLSKEIISNNDLIYVGKGIVEISEFAGGKFNVMVKLQSTEIRVVSSTSFRLGEMVHVYFNAQRIKVFDKQTEKLIYG, from the coding sequence ATGGTGAGGGTTTATCTTCATGAAGTTACGAAGATATTTGGAAAAAGCGTAGTAGCACTTGACAAGGTAGAACTTGAGGTTAAGTCTGGCGAGTTCATGGTCGTCATGGGGCCATCAGGTCACGGAAAAACAACACTACTCAGGATCGTTGCTGGCCTTGAGGAACCCACTGATGGTGAGATTTGGATTGGTGATATTCTCGTAGCATCACCTGGGAAGGGGATCTTCATACCACCAAAGGACAGGAATGTGGGCATGGTATTCCAGAACTGGGCCCTTTATCCGCACATGAAGGTCTTCGATAATATAGCATTCCCACTTAGGCTAAAGAGATTGCCTAGGAATGAGATTGAGAAGAAGGTTAGGGAGATTGCCGAGATCCTCGGTATAGCCGAAACCCTCGATAGGTATCCAAGGCAGTTATCGGGTGGCCAACAACAGAGAGTTGCGATCGCGAGAGCCTTGGTTAAGGAACCCCAGGTACTCCTCATGGATGAACCATTCAGCAACCTCGACGCTAGGATTAGAGTTACAGCTAGGGCATTTGTGAAGGACATTCAGAGGAAGCTCGGCATAACCACGATACTCGTGACCCATGACCCAGCCGACGCATTAACATTGGCCGATAGGATTGCGGTGCTTAGGAGAGGCGTTGTTCAACAGATAGGTCTTCCTAGTGAGGTTTATGATAAGCCAGCCAACATATTCGTTGCAAGCTTCATAGGGGACATAAATCTGTTTGAGGGTTCAATAATTGGTAAGGGTAATGAGACATACTTTGATGGCGGTGATGTAAAAATGCAATTACCACCAAACATAGGCATACCAAGTAATGAGAGTGCTATTCTTGGGATAAGGCCTGAGGATATTGTTTTATCAAAGGAGATAATTAGCAATAATGACCTAATATATGTCGGTAAGGGTATTGTGGAGATCTCCGAATTCGCAGGTGGTAAGTTTAATGTAATGGTTAAACTACAAAGTACTGAGATAAGGGTTGTTTCATCAACTAGTTTTAGGCTTGGTGAAATGGTCCATGTTTACTTTAATGCACAGAGGATAAAGGTATTTGATAAACAGACCGAGAAGTTAATATATGGATAG
- the pyrB gene encoding aspartate carbamoyltransferase — MSWFNRDVISVLDFGREDFEVLLSETLNMEKYAKSKLDILGDKVLALAFFEPSTRTRLSFETAMLRLGGKVIGFSGTEATSMVKGENLADTIRMLDAYANAIVIRHSLEGTAKFAAEIAGSPVINAGDGSQNHPTQAMLDLYTIWREFKVIDGLSIGILGDLRYARVVNSLIQALSYYRIKLHLISPELLKPRQELIEFMKSRDMKYDWTDDPYNVINDLDVLYIVRIQRERFPDPMEYERVKGTYKVMPKLIERSKPSLIILHPLPRVDEVDFTVDSMPQAKYFKQAGLGVPLRMALLKLVLAGDKS, encoded by the coding sequence TTGTCCTGGTTTAATCGGGATGTCATAAGCGTGCTGGATTTCGGTAGGGAGGATTTTGAGGTCTTGCTTTCCGAGACTTTGAACATGGAGAAGTATGCTAAGTCAAAACTTGATATTCTTGGTGATAAGGTCCTTGCCCTGGCATTCTTTGAGCCCAGCACTAGGACTAGGCTTAGCTTTGAGACTGCCATGCTCAGGCTTGGTGGTAAGGTGATTGGTTTCAGTGGTACTGAGGCTACATCAATGGTTAAGGGCGAGAACTTAGCTGATACCATTAGGATGCTTGACGCGTATGCCAACGCCATAGTTATTAGGCATAGCCTTGAGGGAACCGCTAAATTCGCAGCTGAGATTGCTGGGTCACCGGTGATTAATGCAGGTGATGGCTCGCAGAATCACCCGACACAAGCAATGCTTGATCTGTACACGATTTGGCGGGAGTTTAAGGTTATTGATGGCCTATCGATCGGCATACTTGGTGACCTTAGGTATGCCAGGGTAGTTAATTCATTAATCCAAGCCCTGTCCTACTACAGGATTAAGCTTCACTTAATATCGCCAGAGCTACTCAAGCCTAGGCAGGAACTCATTGAATTCATGAAATCAAGGGATATGAAGTATGATTGGACTGATGATCCATACAACGTGATTAATGACTTGGACGTGCTTTATATCGTTAGGATTCAGAGGGAGAGGTTTCCTGATCCAATGGAGTATGAGAGGGTTAAGGGCACGTATAAGGTCATGCCTAAGTTGATTGAGAGGAGTAAGCCAAGCCTAATAATACTTCATCCACTTCCAAGAGTTGATGAGGTCGACTTCACTGTGGATAGCATGCCACAAGCCAAGTACTTTAAGCAGGCTGGTTTAGGTGTGCCATTACGCATGGCCTTGCTTAAGTTAGTCCTTGCTGGTGATAAGTCATGA
- the pyrI gene encoding aspartate carbamoyltransferase regulatory subunit: MSSKSELIISKIRNGVVIDHIPAGRALLVLRLLGISGREGFRVALVMNVESRKLGTKDIVKIEDKELTKDELNLVALVAPTATVNIIRDYEVISKFKVSIPDVIEGLLKCKNPRCITNQQREPVRNRFRVISREPLKLVCEYCGTIHELSDIEKYFGLA, from the coding sequence ATGAGTAGTAAGAGCGAGTTAATAATTAGTAAGATAAGGAATGGTGTTGTGATTGATCATATACCAGCGGGTAGGGCATTGCTCGTGCTTAGGTTATTGGGTATAAGTGGTCGTGAAGGATTTAGGGTGGCTCTTGTTATGAATGTGGAGAGTAGGAAGTTAGGTACTAAGGATATTGTTAAGATAGAGGATAAGGAATTGACCAAGGATGAACTTAATCTAGTGGCTCTTGTTGCGCCTACGGCTACGGTGAACATAATCAGGGATTACGAGGTTATTAGTAAGTTCAAGGTATCAATACCAGACGTGATAGAGGGATTATTGAAATGCAAGAACCCGAGGTGTATTACTAATCAGCAGAGGGAGCCCGTGAGGAATAGATTCCGTGTGATATCCAGGGAACCACTCAAGTTAGTATGTGAGTACTGCGGGACAATACATGAACTCAGCGATATTGAGAAGTACTTTGGACTTGCGTGA
- the pyrE gene encoding orotate phosphoribosyltransferase → MLNEELIIDLYRVGAIKFGRFKLTSGIESPFYIDLRLAITYPGIYKRLVKLMAESLSAFNIDVVTGIETASIPWASMIAYELNKGIVYVRKEVKEHGTAKLIEGDLKTGMRVAVIDDVITTGNSIIRAIRIVRDHGGDVVVAAVFIDREQGGLNAIRREGINAFALFSVIDMIDVLVNNGLVSNELRNSVIEYLVKNRVSTGA, encoded by the coding sequence ATGCTTAATGAGGAATTAATAATTGACTTATATAGGGTTGGGGCAATAAAATTCGGGAGGTTTAAATTAACGAGCGGTATTGAGAGCCCATTCTATATTGACCTGAGACTAGCAATAACGTACCCAGGTATTTATAAGCGATTAGTTAAGTTAATGGCTGAATCATTATCTGCGTTTAACATCGATGTTGTAACGGGCATAGAGACAGCCAGTATTCCGTGGGCATCAATGATAGCATACGAACTAAATAAGGGCATAGTATACGTTAGGAAGGAAGTCAAGGAACACGGTACAGCTAAACTGATTGAGGGCGATTTAAAAACAGGTATGAGGGTTGCGGTAATCGATGATGTAATAACCACGGGTAACTCAATAATAAGGGCCATTAGGATTGTTAGGGATCATGGTGGTGATGTTGTTGTGGCCGCGGTATTCATTGATAGGGAACAAGGTGGACTTAATGCTATAAGGAGGGAGGGCATTAATGCGTTTGCATTATTTAGTGTTATTGATATGATTGATGTACTCGTTAATAATGGATTAGTAAGCAATGAATTACGTAACTCAGTGATTGAGTACTTGGTGAAGAATCGTGTTAGCACAGGTGCTTAA
- a CDS encoding dihydroorotate dehydrogenase — MLAQVLKLLNYLPPEFTYESSHVLIRSGIINYRGYGIEMPVEISDKLVKNPIGLGAGIDKDGFLTPRIVRTGIGFITIGSVTLKPRPGNPKPRIVKYPSLRAMVNAMGLSSRGFADFLGRLPSILREVRDFNTYVIISLAGFSISEFIYMLNRLRGYGVDAVELNISSPTYRGSWVSDRDYLGELLRYAESFSGTLFVKLPLGVDIDFYRWITNTVNKRGFGLTIANTLPVKESRISVGYGGLSGYPIYPIIRSLVSKVRKWGFRNLIIGLGGVLYGWQVIDLIRSGANLVGVVTAFAYEGPFAFNRLFKEILMKLSEKALNNYLVNTCR, encoded by the coding sequence GTGTTAGCACAGGTGCTTAAATTACTTAATTACTTACCTCCTGAGTTTACCTATGAGTCATCTCATGTACTTATTAGAAGTGGTATTATTAATTACCGTGGTTACGGCATTGAAATGCCCGTTGAAATTAGTGATAAATTAGTCAAGAATCCAATAGGGCTTGGTGCAGGTATTGATAAGGATGGGTTCCTAACACCGCGAATTGTACGGACAGGCATTGGGTTCATAACTATCGGTTCAGTAACGCTTAAACCACGTCCTGGTAATCCCAAGCCTCGCATTGTTAAGTATCCTAGTTTGAGGGCCATGGTTAATGCCATGGGTTTATCATCAAGAGGTTTCGCGGATTTCCTGGGCAGGTTACCTAGCATACTTCGTGAGGTGCGTGATTTCAATACTTACGTTATCATTAGCTTAGCGGGCTTCTCAATTAGCGAGTTCATTTATATGCTTAATAGATTGAGGGGTTATGGTGTGGATGCCGTGGAGTTGAATATAAGTAGTCCCACATATCGTGGTTCATGGGTATCAGATAGAGATTACTTAGGTGAACTACTTAGGTATGCTGAGTCCTTTTCAGGGACATTATTCGTTAAGTTACCTCTTGGTGTTGATATTGATTTCTATAGGTGGATAACAAACACTGTCAATAAGCGTGGATTTGGACTAACAATAGCGAATACCCTACCAGTCAAGGAATCCAGGATATCTGTTGGTTATGGTGGGTTAAGTGGATACCCAATATACCCGATCATTAGGTCATTAGTTAGTAAGGTCAGAAAGTGGGGTTTTAGAAACCTAATTATTGGGCTTGGTGGTGTCCTCTATGGTTGGCAGGTAATTGATTTAATAAGGAGTGGTGCGAATTTGGTTGGTGTAGTTACGGCATTCGCCTATGAGGGTCCCTTCGCATTTAATAGGTTGTTTAAAGAGATATTGATGAAACTGAGTGAAAAGGCTTTAAATAATTATTTAGTCAACACGTGTCGATGA